CCTCCGGATCCGGCGTCGACGCGCGGAAGATCTCCAGGTGCCACTTGCCCCCGCCCCAGGGCTCTATGACTTCGGCGGCCACCACGTCGACGAGGATCTCGCCGAAGGTGCGCGCCTCCGGGTCGCCATCGAGGTGGTAGGCCTGCTCCTCCCACGCGAACGACGGATAGAGGACGAGGGTCAGGAACAGGTCGTACCCGTCATCGACGACGATGAGCTGTCCGCAGGGGCGTTTCAGGGTGGAGTGATAGATCAGGTACTTCTCCGCGCTGTGCGCGCGGATGTATCGCTTCAGCGCGAACTCGCGTGCGACGATTTCCTCGACCGCGAGCTTCTTGTCCCAGCAGTCGCGGCAGTAGCGTTCCTCGCCGCGCGGCTCGGACACCTCCTTGGCGCCGCACAGCGCGCATCTCGACTGCGCGACGGACTTTCGTGACATCGGATGATGATACTTGAATTTGGTGATCTGGGGATTTGGCGGTCTGGCGATCGGGGGAGGTGGCGGGATTTGCCAGCGCCGTCGGCCGGCGCACCTGCCGTTGCGCGAAGCGCCGCAACCGCCCTACGTCCTGACCGTCGATGCCGAGAGCGCGGGGGCGTACATCTTCCGCGCGTATTCCTTCACCATCCGGCGCGCGCTGAAGCGCGGCCCGACGGTGCGAATGGCCTCGCGCACGATCCGGAGCCAGCGCGCCGGGACGCCGCGCTCGTCGCGATCGTAGAAGATCGGCACGATCTGCTCCTCGAGCAGGCGGTAGAGCGCGTTGGCGTCCGCGCCGTCCACCTGGCCGGCGTCGCCAATCACGCCGCCGTCGATCGTCCATCCGTTCGAGCCGGTTGCGCCTTCCGCCCACCATCCGTCGCCGATGCTGAGATGCGGCACGCCGTTGATGGCGGCCTTCATTCCGCTGGTGCCGCTCGCCTCGAGCGGCTTGCGCGGATTGTTCAGCCACACGTCGCAACCCTGCACGAGGAAGTGCGCCACGTGCAGGTCGTAGTCGTCGACGAATGCGATGCGCCCGCCGAACGCCGGGTCGAGCGCGCGGCGGTACACGCGCTGCAGGTTGTGCTTCCCGTCATCGTCGGCGGGATGCGCCTTGCCGGCGAACACGATCTGGACGGGGCGCCGCGTCGCGTTGAGGATCCGCGCCAGGCGGTCGCTGTCCCGGAAGATGAGATCCGGCCGCTTGTACCCCGTGAAGCGGCGCGCGAAGCCGATCGTGAGCGCGTTGGGATCCAGCAGCGTTCCGGCCGCGACGACCTGGCCGGCGCTCACGCCCAGATTGCCCCAGCGGTTGCGCGCCCGCTCGCGGATGAACGCGAACAGGAACTGGCGCAGCGCCTGGCGCACGCTCCAGAGTTCCTCGTCCGGGATCTCCGCCACGCGATCCCACATCGCGGCGTCGTCGTGGCGCTCGCGCCAGTCCTCGGCGAGATACTTCTCGAACAGCTTCGCCAGCTCCGACGACACCCAGGTGGCGGTGTGCACGCCGTTGGTCACGTGCTCGATCGGAAGCTGATCGATCGGAGTGCCGGGCCAGAGCGGCGACCACATCTCGCGCGTGACCTCGCGGTGCAGCTGGCTCACCGCGTTGATCTTGCTGGCGCTGCGCATGGCCAGCGCCGTCATGTTGAAGACCGGGCCGCTGCCGCTGTCGTAGTGTCCGAGCGCGAGGAAGCGGTCCCGATAGTCGCCGAGCGTGCCCCAGCAGCCGGCCAGATGCGTCTCGACCAGGTGGAAGGGGAACGCGTCGTGCCCCGCGGCCACCGGCGTGTGCGTGGTGAAGACGGTCGTGCGGCGCACTTCCTCGAGGGCATCGTCGAACGACTGGCCCTTTTCGATCAGCTCCCGGATGCGCTGCAGGACGACGAAGGCGGCGTGCCCTTCGTTGAGATGCCAGACGCCGGGGTCCGCGCCCATCGCGCGGAGCACGCGCACGCCGCCGATGCCGAGGATGATCTCCTGCTGGATGCGCGTCTCGCGGTCGCCGCCGTACAGCCGCGCGGACAGCTCGCGGTCCCAGGGCGCGTTCTCCTCGAGATCGGTGTCCAGCAGGTACAGCGTGACGCGTCCCAGGCGCACCTGCCAGACCGAGGCGAGCACCGTGCGGGTGCCGAGCGGCACGGCGATGACGCACGGCGTGCCGTCGGGCATGAACGCCGGCTCGATCGGCGCATTGGCCCAGTTCAGCCGCTCGTAGACTTCCTGCTGCCAGCCTTCCGCGGACACGCGCTGGTGGAAGTAGCCCTGCGGATACATGAACCCGATGCCGACGAGCGGGATCCCGAGGTCGCTCGACTCCTTGCAGTGGTCCCCCGCCAGCACGCCCAGGCCGCCGGCGTAAATCGGCAGCGACTGGTGCAGCGCGAACTCGGCGGAGAAGTACGCCACCGGGCGGTTGGGCGCGTCGCTGAACTGCGAGCGCCACCACGTATCGCGCGCGGCGCCCGCGTTGTCGAGGGCGGCCAGCGCCGCGTCGTACAGCGCGAGCCACGGGGCGCGCGCGACGGCCCTCTCGAGCAGTTCCGGCTGGATCTGACGGAGCATGAGCACCGGGTTGTGCGCCGTCTGGCGCCAGAGCGGGTAGTCGAGCTGCCGGAACACCTCGCGTGCCTGATAGTTCCAGCTCCACCAGAGGTCGTACGCCAGCTCGGGAAGCCGCAAGATCCGCTCGGGCATCGGCGGCAGTCCGGATGCAGGATTGAAGGCAGAATCGGTCACGCGCTCACCAGCTCCGAGAACTTTGAAAGGTCGATGTTACCGCCCGAGACGACGGCGACGGTCTTGCCGGGCTCCGGCGTTCGCAACGCTGCGGCCACCGCGCAGCTGGCGGCCCCTTCGGCGATGACCCGCGCGCGCTCGGCGGCAAAGCGCATCGCCCCCCGCACTTCGTCGAGCGGGACGACGATCGAGCCGTCGGTCCAGGCCTGCAGCAGCGGCCACATCGACGGAAGAACGGACCGGCCGCCGGCCCCGTCGACGAATGACGCGCGCCAGCCCGGAAAGTACCCCGGGCGTCCTGCCGCGATCGACGCGGCGAGCGGGGCGGCGGTCTCCGGCTCGGCGGCCATGACCTTCACGCCGGGCTTCCTGGCGCGCGTCACGCAGCCGATACCCGCGAGCAATCCGCCGCCGCCGAGCGGCGCGATGACTCTGTCCACGTCGGGCACGTCCTCGAGGATCTCGAGCGCCAGCGTTCCGTTGCCGCTGATAAACGCATCGTCGTCGAACGGGTGGACGAAGTGCCCGTGCA
The DNA window shown above is from Acidobacteriota bacterium and carries:
- the glgP gene encoding alpha-glucan family phosphorylase, coding for MPERILRLPELAYDLWWSWNYQAREVFRQLDYPLWRQTAHNPVLMLRQIQPELLERAVARAPWLALYDAALAALDNAGAARDTWWRSQFSDAPNRPVAYFSAEFALHQSLPIYAGGLGVLAGDHCKESSDLGIPLVGIGFMYPQGYFHQRVSAEGWQQEVYERLNWANAPIEPAFMPDGTPCVIAVPLGTRTVLASVWQVRLGRVTLYLLDTDLEENAPWDRELSARLYGGDRETRIQQEIILGIGGVRVLRAMGADPGVWHLNEGHAAFVVLQRIRELIEKGQSFDDALEEVRRTTVFTTHTPVAAGHDAFPFHLVETHLAGCWGTLGDYRDRFLALGHYDSGSGPVFNMTALAMRSASKINAVSQLHREVTREMWSPLWPGTPIDQLPIEHVTNGVHTATWVSSELAKLFEKYLAEDWRERHDDAAMWDRVAEIPDEELWSVRQALRQFLFAFIRERARNRWGNLGVSAGQVVAAGTLLDPNALTIGFARRFTGYKRPDLIFRDSDRLARILNATRRPVQIVFAGKAHPADDDGKHNLQRVYRRALDPAFGGRIAFVDDYDLHVAHFLVQGCDVWLNNPRKPLEASGTSGMKAAINGVPHLSIGDGWWAEGATGSNGWTIDGGVIGDAGQVDGADANALYRLLEEQIVPIFYDRDERGVPARWLRIVREAIRTVGPRFSARRMVKEYARKMYAPALSASTVRT
- a CDS encoding threonine/serine dehydratase — its product is MTRRISLDTVREAANHVYRAALRTPLVRVDAPGSSELYLKLETLQPIGSFKIRGAYNAVRQLSQAELAQGVWTVSAGNAAQGVALAARLVGARCSVLVMDTAPQAKLEAIARLGATIVQAPYDECWRAVEEHASERMHGHFVHPFDDDAFISGNGTLALEILEDVPDVDRVIAPLGGGGLLAGIGCVTRARKPGVKVMAAEPETAAPLAASIAAGRPGYFPGWRASFVDGAGGRSVLPSMWPLLQAWTDGSIVVPLDEVRGAMRFAAERARVIAEGAASCAVAAALRTPEPGKTVAVVSGGNIDLSKFSELVSA